A single region of the Nocardioides sp. W7 genome encodes:
- the ggt gene encoding gamma-glutamyltransferase, protein MHLRRVPAVLLALALPAATLAVSSAAPAGAAPPKKPTARGSGGAVSSVDPYATRVGLRVLKAGGNAVDAAVATAAALGVTEPYSAGIGGGGYFVVYDAKSGRVRTIDGRETAPKAMPRDAFINPTTGDPYTFTPDLVTSGVSVGVPGTPATWQRALDRWGTWSLAETLAPATRIARKGFRVDRTFRQQTLDNEVRFNAFRSTKRLFLRGGDAPRIGSTFRNRDLAETYRLLARRGTDAFYEGALARQIARTVRKPPKTRDTTLPVPRGYLTARDLKRYRTVDGRATKVAYRGYQVHGMPPSSSGGSTVGEALNILEGTDLGELARPAALHHYLEASALAFADRGKYVGDPRFTKVPIRHLLSQKYARERACAIDPARAMAKPTAAGDVRSYDGKCAAAPRTAASAEDTENVSTTNLTVVDKWGNVVEYTLTIEQTGGSGIVVPGRGFLLNNELTDFSTEYVADDPNRIQPGKRPRSSMSPTIVTKRGKPVLALGSPGGSTIITTVLQMLVNRLDLGMSLPQAIAAPRAAQRNTANVTAEPAFLQRYGDALTAYGHTLVPAGDAFTSAAEIGAATAIGIRGRRLIAVAEPVRRGGGAAGVVKPRK, encoded by the coding sequence CTCCCGCCGGGGCGGCCCCGCCGAAGAAACCCACCGCCCGCGGCTCCGGCGGCGCCGTCTCGTCGGTCGATCCCTACGCCACCCGCGTCGGCCTGCGGGTCCTCAAGGCCGGTGGCAACGCCGTCGACGCCGCCGTCGCGACGGCGGCCGCGCTCGGGGTCACCGAGCCGTACAGCGCCGGCATCGGAGGCGGTGGCTACTTCGTCGTGTACGACGCCAAGTCCGGCAGGGTCCGCACCATCGACGGCCGCGAGACCGCCCCGAAGGCGATGCCGCGCGACGCGTTCATCAACCCGACGACGGGCGACCCCTACACCTTCACTCCCGACCTGGTGACGAGCGGCGTCTCGGTCGGCGTGCCCGGCACGCCCGCCACCTGGCAGCGCGCCCTGGACCGCTGGGGCACCTGGTCGCTGGCCGAGACGCTCGCCCCGGCGACCCGGATCGCCCGCAAGGGCTTCCGGGTGGACCGGACCTTCCGCCAGCAGACGCTCGACAACGAGGTCCGGTTCAACGCCTTCCGGTCCACCAAGCGGCTCTTCCTCCGAGGCGGGGACGCCCCGCGGATCGGCTCGACCTTCCGCAACCGCGACCTCGCCGAGACCTACCGGCTCCTCGCCCGGCGCGGCACCGACGCGTTCTACGAGGGGGCTCTGGCCCGGCAGATCGCCCGCACCGTCCGCAAGCCCCCGAAGACCCGCGACACCACGCTCCCGGTGCCGCGGGGCTACCTGACCGCCCGCGACCTGAAGCGCTACCGCACCGTCGATGGCCGGGCCACCAAGGTCGCCTACCGCGGCTACCAGGTGCACGGCATGCCGCCGTCGTCCAGCGGCGGCTCCACGGTCGGCGAGGCGCTGAACATCCTCGAGGGCACCGACCTGGGCGAGCTCGCCCGGCCCGCCGCGCTGCACCACTACCTGGAGGCCAGCGCGCTCGCGTTCGCCGACCGGGGCAAGTACGTCGGCGACCCGCGGTTCACCAAGGTCCCGATCCGGCACCTGCTGAGCCAGAAGTACGCCCGCGAGCGGGCCTGCGCGATCGACCCGGCGCGGGCGATGGCCAAGCCGACCGCGGCGGGTGACGTGCGGTCGTACGACGGGAAGTGCGCCGCGGCGCCCAGGACGGCCGCGTCGGCCGAGGACACCGAGAACGTCTCGACGACCAACCTCACCGTGGTCGACAAGTGGGGCAACGTCGTCGAGTACACGCTCACCATCGAGCAGACCGGTGGCTCCGGGATCGTCGTGCCGGGGCGCGGGTTCCTGCTCAACAACGAGCTGACCGACTTCTCCACCGAGTACGTCGCCGACGACCCGAACCGGATCCAGCCCGGCAAGCGCCCGCGCTCGTCGATGTCGCCGACGATCGTGACCAAGCGGGGCAAGCCGGTCCTCGCGCTCGGCTCACCCGGTGGCTCGACCATCATCACGACGGTGCTGCAGATGCTGGTCAACCGGCTCGACCTCGGCATGAGCCTGCCGCAGGCCATCGCCGCCCCGCGGGCCGCGCAGCGCAACACCGCCAACGTGACGGCCGAGCCGGCGTTCCTGCAGCGGTACGGCGACGCGCTGACGGCGTACGGCCACACCCTGGTGCCCGCGGGTGACGCGTTCACCAGCGCGGCCGAGATCGGCGCGGCGACGGCGATCGGGATCCGCGGCCGCCGCCTGATCGCGGTGGCCGAGCCGGTTCGGCGCGGTGGCGGCGCGGCCGGAGTGGTCAAGCCCCGGAAGTGA
- a CDS encoding pyridoxamine 5'-phosphate oxidase family protein, producing MSTAAAWTEITTVGALVDLLGVPSDRARDKTRRALLPVDRDWLAASPFCVLATAAATGECDASPKGDPPGSLVHVIDDTTIALAERPGNRRADGYQNILQNPHVGLNFFIPGRGDTLRVNGRARLVGDAPFFDEMVVKGHRPILAVVVEIDELFFHCAKAFLRSGLWQPETWDPEGKVPRRALVTQEIEPNGMTLEQLDAYYSPETYAKGLYA from the coding sequence GTGTCGACCGCTGCCGCCTGGACCGAGATCACCACCGTCGGCGCGCTCGTCGACCTGCTCGGGGTCCCGAGCGACCGGGCCCGCGACAAGACCCGCCGGGCCCTGCTGCCGGTCGACCGCGACTGGCTGGCCGCTTCGCCGTTCTGCGTGCTGGCGACGGCCGCGGCGACCGGCGAGTGTGACGCCTCCCCGAAGGGCGACCCGCCCGGGTCGCTGGTGCACGTCATCGACGACACGACGATCGCGCTGGCCGAGCGACCCGGCAACAGGCGTGCCGACGGCTACCAGAACATCCTGCAGAACCCCCACGTCGGGCTGAACTTCTTCATCCCCGGCCGAGGCGACACCCTGCGCGTCAACGGACGCGCCCGGCTGGTCGGCGACGCGCCGTTCTTCGACGAGATGGTCGTGAAGGGCCACCGGCCGATCCTGGCCGTGGTCGTCGAGATCGACGAGCTGTTCTTCCACTGCGCCAAGGCGTTCCTGCGCTCCGGGCTGTGGCAGCCCGAGACCTGGGACCCGGAGGGGAAGGTGCCGCGCCGCGCGCTGGTCACCCAGGAGATCGAGCCGAACGGGATGACCCTCGAGCAGCTCGACGCGTACTACTCGCCCGAGACCTACGCCAAGGGTCTCTATGCCTGA
- the dapF gene encoding diaminopimelate epimerase yields MPDTYEFLKGHGTENDFVLLPDHDGSVHGDLDPARVRALCDRRAGIGGDGVLRVVRTASYAEAASYVPEGAAEWFMDYRNSDGSVSEMCGNGIRVFARHLVEEGLADPSAPIPVGTRDGIKVLQVDGDLVTADMGVPRVLGETPVSVGPSAWTARHVDLGNPHAVAFVTSLDDAGPLLEAPDHDPAVYPHGVNVEFVVDRGERHVAMRVHERGSGETRSCGTGACAVMVAAAIRDGVVGSGDDAPATDTAYTVDVPGGTLTVTWTAANRVLLTGPAVVVARGVTSL; encoded by the coding sequence ATGCCTGACACCTACGAGTTCCTGAAGGGCCACGGCACCGAGAACGACTTCGTGCTGCTGCCCGATCACGACGGCAGCGTGCACGGCGATCTCGACCCCGCGCGGGTGCGCGCGCTGTGCGACCGACGGGCCGGCATCGGCGGTGACGGGGTGCTCCGGGTCGTGCGGACGGCGTCGTACGCCGAGGCGGCGTCGTACGTCCCGGAGGGCGCGGCCGAGTGGTTCATGGACTACCGCAACTCCGACGGCTCGGTCTCGGAGATGTGCGGCAACGGCATCCGGGTCTTCGCCCGCCACCTGGTGGAGGAGGGACTGGCCGACCCGTCCGCGCCCATCCCGGTTGGCACCCGCGACGGCATCAAGGTGCTGCAGGTCGACGGCGACCTGGTGACCGCCGACATGGGCGTCCCGCGGGTGCTGGGGGAGACCCCGGTGTCGGTGGGGCCGTCCGCCTGGACGGCGCGCCACGTCGACCTGGGCAACCCGCACGCAGTGGCGTTCGTGACCTCGCTCGACGACGCCGGGCCGCTCCTCGAGGCACCGGACCACGACCCGGCGGTCTACCCGCACGGCGTCAACGTCGAGTTCGTCGTCGACCGGGGTGAGCGGCACGTCGCGATGCGGGTGCACGAGCGCGGCTCGGGCGAGACCCGGTCCTGCGGCACCGGCGCCTGCGCGGTGATGGTCGCCGCCGCGATCCGCGACGGGGTCGTCGGCTCCGGGGACGACGCGCCCGCCACCGACACGGCGTACACCGTCGACGTCCCCGGCGGCACGCTCACCGTGACCTGGACCGCCGCCAACCGGGTGCTCCTGACGGGGCCCGCGGTGGTCGTCGCGCGGGGAGTGACCTCGCTGTAG
- a CDS encoding SDR family NAD(P)-dependent oxidoreductase yields MDIKGTSAIVTGGASGIGAAVARQLAARGAIVVVADLQADKGEALAQEIGGVFALVDVTNTEQIGAAVKAAAEIAPLRSVVNSAGIGWAQRTIGRDGQLESAHDLAAFTKVIAINLIGTFDMVRQAATVMSTQEPTESGDRGAIVNLASVAAFDGQIGQASYSASKGGVVGMTLPVARDLSAAAIRVNTVAPGLIETPIYGEGPESEAFKAKLGESVLFPKRLGTADELASMVLECLTNSYMNAETIRVDGGIRMPPK; encoded by the coding sequence ATGGACATCAAGGGAACCAGTGCCATCGTCACGGGCGGGGCGTCGGGCATCGGCGCCGCGGTCGCCCGCCAGCTCGCCGCGCGGGGCGCGATCGTCGTCGTCGCCGACCTGCAGGCCGACAAGGGCGAGGCGCTCGCCCAGGAGATCGGCGGCGTCTTCGCCCTGGTCGACGTGACGAACACCGAGCAGATCGGCGCGGCCGTGAAGGCGGCGGCCGAGATCGCGCCGCTACGCTCGGTGGTCAACTCCGCCGGCATCGGCTGGGCGCAGCGCACCATCGGCCGCGACGGCCAGCTGGAGTCGGCGCACGACCTCGCCGCGTTCACCAAGGTGATCGCGATCAACCTGATCGGCACCTTCGACATGGTCCGCCAGGCCGCGACCGTGATGAGCACCCAGGAGCCGACCGAGTCCGGCGACCGCGGCGCGATCGTCAACCTGGCGAGCGTCGCGGCGTTCGACGGCCAGATCGGGCAGGCGTCGTACTCCGCCTCGAAGGGTGGTGTCGTCGGCATGACCCTGCCCGTCGCCCGCGACCTGTCGGCCGCCGCGATCCGCGTCAACACCGTCGCCCCGGGCCTGATCGAGACCCCGATCTACGGCGAGGGCCCCGAGTCGGAGGCGTTCAAGGCCAAGCTCGGTGAGAGCGTGCTCTTCCCGAAGCGGCTCGGCACCGCCGACGAGCTCGCCTCGATGGTGCTGGAGTGCCTGACCAACTCCTACATGAACGCCGAGACGATCCGCGTCGACGGCGGCATCCGGATGCCGCCGAAGTAG
- a CDS encoding TIGR03086 family metal-binding protein, producing the protein MTTTTHPQIQQYLDNAALFTEVVDAGGPWDATSPCAGWSARDVLDHVVETQRSFLAQRELDLGPAPTGEPAEVWRTHLDAVRRVVADDDLVSREYDGYFGRTTIAATLATFYGFDLLVHRWDLARGLGRDTTFSDAELETIETALAGFGEHLYDDGVCAPAVPVPDDAPRQTRLLAQMGRRG; encoded by the coding sequence ATGACCACGACCACGCACCCTCAGATCCAGCAGTACCTCGACAACGCGGCCCTCTTCACCGAGGTCGTCGACGCCGGCGGCCCCTGGGACGCCACCAGCCCCTGCGCCGGGTGGAGCGCCCGCGACGTGCTCGACCACGTGGTCGAGACGCAGCGGTCCTTCCTCGCCCAGCGCGAGCTCGACCTCGGCCCGGCTCCCACGGGCGAGCCGGCCGAGGTGTGGCGGACCCACCTGGACGCCGTACGCCGGGTCGTCGCCGACGACGACCTGGTCAGCCGCGAGTACGACGGCTACTTCGGCCGCACCACGATCGCCGCCACCCTCGCGACGTTCTACGGCTTCGACCTGCTCGTGCACCGCTGGGACCTGGCCCGCGGGCTGGGCCGCGACACGACCTTCAGCGACGCCGAGCTGGAGACGATCGAGACCGCGCTCGCGGGCTTCGGCGAGCACCTGTACGACGACGGTGTCTGCGCCCCCGCCGTACCCGTCCCCGACGACGCGCCGCGCCAGACCCGCCTGCTCGCGCAGATGGGCCGGCGCGGATAG
- a CDS encoding helix-turn-helix domain-containing protein produces MQEPRRIDPTERAHLLDAEGYTPPIFRFAPSVELVDVVRRYWMPVWSLPAGRVSEQRVLQYPVCLLVVSADYGLLVGPQRGLSVQALAGDGWALGTMLQPAAGRALAGGAVDRLTDTAVPLTEAGGLDGAALEAGVREAVGDDPLDPDRQRAGVRVVEAALAGLLPVDEEGLLANAVVEYVEGDPRVQRVSQVCEKFALTERTLQRLTRSRLGLTPKWLVQRRRLHEAAELLRAGEGPDLARVAVELGYSDQAHFSRDFRTATGLTPGRFAAEPGQRGEPD; encoded by the coding sequence ATGCAGGAGCCACGCCGGATCGACCCGACCGAGCGTGCCCACCTGCTCGACGCCGAGGGCTACACCCCGCCCATCTTCCGGTTCGCGCCGAGCGTCGAGCTGGTCGACGTCGTGCGCCGCTACTGGATGCCGGTCTGGTCGCTGCCCGCGGGCCGGGTCAGCGAGCAGCGGGTCCTGCAGTACCCCGTCTGCCTGCTGGTCGTCTCCGCCGACTACGGCCTGCTCGTGGGGCCGCAGCGGGGGCTGTCGGTGCAGGCGCTGGCCGGCGACGGCTGGGCGCTCGGCACGATGCTCCAGCCCGCGGCCGGTCGGGCGCTCGCCGGCGGGGCGGTGGACCGGCTCACCGACACGGCGGTCCCGCTGACCGAGGCGGGCGGCCTCGACGGCGCGGCGCTCGAGGCGGGCGTCCGGGAGGCCGTCGGCGACGACCCGCTCGATCCCGATCGGCAGCGGGCCGGGGTCCGCGTCGTCGAGGCGGCCCTAGCCGGGCTGCTGCCGGTCGACGAGGAGGGGCTGCTGGCCAACGCGGTCGTCGAGTACGTCGAGGGCGACCCGCGGGTCCAGCGGGTGAGCCAGGTGTGCGAGAAGTTCGCACTCACCGAGCGCACCCTGCAGCGGTTGACCCGCAGCCGGCTCGGGCTGACGCCGAAGTGGCTGGTCCAGCGGCGCCGGCTGCACGAGGCCGCCGAGCTGTTGCGGGCGGGGGAGGGGCCCGACCTCGCCCGGGTCGCGGTCGAGCTCGGCTACTCCGACCAGGCGCACTTCTCCCGCGACTTCCGCACCGCGACCGGGCTCACGCCGGGGCGGTTCGCGGCGGAGCCCGGCCAGCGAGGCGAGCCTGACTAG
- a CDS encoding nucleoside/nucleotide kinase family protein, with protein sequence MLPPLPAGIRLLGLTGAPGVGKSTLATALELPVVPMDGFHYADVELVRRGLLERKGAPETFDAEGYAALLRRVRSGEPEVVAPVFERGLEQPLAGALRVPPVGTVVTEGNYLLLDQPRWLAVRAEIEVVWHLQVDASIRVERLVARHVRFGKSPAEARAWVRRVDEANARLVDAAASRADSVVDLSGWTPGS encoded by the coding sequence GTGCTCCCTCCCCTCCCCGCCGGGATCCGACTGCTCGGCCTCACCGGTGCTCCCGGGGTCGGCAAGTCGACCCTCGCCACGGCACTCGAGCTGCCGGTGGTGCCGATGGACGGCTTCCACTACGCCGACGTCGAGCTGGTCCGGCGCGGCCTGCTCGAGCGCAAGGGCGCGCCGGAGACGTTCGACGCCGAGGGGTACGCCGCGCTGCTGCGGCGGGTGCGGTCCGGGGAGCCCGAGGTGGTCGCGCCGGTGTTCGAGCGGGGCCTCGAGCAGCCGCTGGCCGGAGCGCTGCGGGTGCCTCCGGTCGGCACCGTGGTCACCGAGGGGAACTACCTGCTGCTCGACCAGCCGCGGTGGCTCGCGGTGCGCGCGGAGATCGAGGTGGTGTGGCACCTGCAGGTGGATGCCTCGATCCGGGTCGAGCGGCTCGTCGCCCGGCACGTGCGCTTCGGCAAGTCGCCCGCCGAGGCGCGGGCCTGGGTGAGGCGGGTGGACGAGGCGAATGCGCGCCTGGTCGACGCGGCCGCGTCGCGGGCCGATTCGGTGGTGGATCTCTCCGGCTGGACTCCTGGGTCCTAG
- the hflX gene encoding GTPase HflX, whose amino-acid sequence MTNASDFNLDHELDSTSDWEDDDVESGYDEPDLSAPDPEDEPTVGAMELAERHQLRRVASLSTELEDISEVEYRQLRLERVVLVGVWTEGTTEDAENSMAELALLAETAGSEVLEAIYQRRQTPDPATYVGRGKVDGIAEIVQATGADTVICDGELAPSQLRNLEDKLKVKVVDRTALILDIFAQHARSGEAQAQTELAQLNYMKQRLRGWGGNLSRQAGGRVAGGAGIGGRGPGETKIETDRRRINTKIAKLRRELKEMKGTRETKRQERRRHQIPAVAIAGYTNAGKSSLLNRLTGAGVLVEDSLFATLDPTTRRTTTADGRVYTMSDTVGFVRHLPHQLVEAFRSTLEEVADADLILHVVDGSHPDPEGQITAVREVFAEIDASGVPEIIVINKADAADPLVLARIRQREPHSIVVSAKTGEGIAEAIALVEGELPRPSVEFDALVPYARGDLVNKIHQQGEIGSLEHTADGTRVTGRASEALAGELADFLVTG is encoded by the coding sequence ATGACGAACGCATCTGACTTCAACCTTGACCACGAGCTCGACTCGACCTCCGACTGGGAGGACGACGACGTCGAGTCGGGGTACGACGAGCCCGACCTGAGCGCGCCCGACCCCGAGGACGAACCCACCGTGGGGGCGATGGAGCTCGCCGAGCGCCACCAGCTCCGGCGGGTCGCGAGCCTGAGCACCGAGCTCGAGGACATCAGCGAGGTCGAGTACCGCCAGCTCCGGCTCGAGCGCGTCGTCCTGGTCGGGGTCTGGACCGAGGGCACGACCGAGGACGCCGAGAACTCCATGGCCGAGCTGGCCCTGCTCGCCGAGACCGCCGGCTCCGAGGTGCTCGAGGCGATCTACCAGCGCCGCCAGACTCCCGATCCCGCGACGTACGTCGGCCGCGGCAAGGTCGACGGCATCGCCGAGATCGTGCAGGCGACCGGCGCCGACACCGTCATCTGCGACGGCGAGCTCGCGCCCAGCCAGCTGCGCAACCTCGAGGACAAGCTGAAGGTCAAGGTCGTCGACCGGACCGCGCTGATCCTCGACATCTTCGCCCAGCACGCCCGCTCCGGTGAGGCGCAGGCCCAGACCGAGCTGGCCCAGCTCAACTACATGAAGCAGCGGCTGCGCGGCTGGGGCGGCAACCTGTCCCGCCAGGCCGGTGGCCGGGTCGCCGGCGGTGCCGGCATCGGCGGTCGCGGTCCCGGTGAGACCAAGATCGAGACCGACCGCCGCCGGATCAACACCAAGATCGCCAAGCTCCGCCGCGAGCTGAAGGAGATGAAGGGCACCCGCGAGACCAAGCGGCAGGAGCGCAGGCGCCACCAGATCCCCGCCGTCGCCATCGCGGGCTACACCAACGCGGGCAAGTCCTCGCTGCTCAACCGGCTCACCGGCGCCGGCGTCCTGGTCGAGGACTCGCTGTTCGCGACGCTCGACCCGACCACGCGTCGTACCACCACCGCCGACGGCCGCGTCTACACGATGAGCGACACCGTCGGCTTCGTCCGGCACCTGCCCCACCAGCTGGTGGAGGCGTTCCGGAGCACGCTGGAGGAGGTCGCCGACGCCGACCTGATCCTGCACGTGGTCGACGGCTCGCACCCCGACCCCGAGGGCCAGATCACGGCGGTGCGTGAGGTGTTCGCCGAGATCGACGCGAGCGGCGTGCCGGAGATCATCGTGATCAACAAGGCCGACGCCGCCGACCCGCTGGTGCTCGCCCGGATCCGCCAGCGCGAGCCGCACAGCATCGTGGTCTCGGCCAAGACGGGCGAGGGCATCGCCGAGGCGATCGCGCTGGTCGAGGGCGAGCTGCCCCGGCCGTCGGTGGAGTTCGACGCGCTGGTGCCGTACGCCCGCGGCGACCTCGTCAACAAGATCCACCAGCAGGGCGAGATCGGCAGCCTGGAGCACACCGCCGACGGCACCCGGGTCACCGGTCGCGCCAGCGAGGCGCTCGCCGGCGAGCTCGCGGACTTCCTCGTCACCGGCTGA
- a CDS encoding SGNH/GDSL hydrolase family protein yields MVLRGVAGSTRARVLVLVVALMATLAVGSVTARAGADDTRCDRFADQSAARAAEVTGSGVDVLVVGDSYAAGLGLDRPADSWPSRLSGRVHVAGFSGSGFSRTASPCGAVSFATRTPEAVRRSGARLVVVEGGLNDWDQTPAAITLGFERLVRAVGDRELVVVGPAPAPSRARRVPALDALLARLSAAHGATYISTAGLELSYLDDRLHLTEAGHRELGDHVADELAERIGALLP; encoded by the coding sequence GTGGTCCTCCGGGGGGTTGCGGGATCGACCCGCGCGCGCGTGCTGGTGCTGGTCGTCGCCCTGATGGCGACCCTCGCCGTCGGGTCGGTCACGGCCCGTGCCGGTGCCGACGACACCCGGTGCGACCGGTTCGCGGACCAGTCGGCCGCCCGTGCGGCGGAGGTGACCGGCTCGGGCGTCGACGTGCTGGTCGTCGGCGACTCCTACGCCGCCGGCCTCGGCCTGGACCGGCCCGCCGACTCCTGGCCGAGCCGGCTGTCCGGTCGGGTGCACGTCGCCGGGTTCTCCGGCTCCGGCTTCAGCCGGACCGCGAGCCCGTGCGGCGCCGTCTCCTTCGCGACCCGCACCCCGGAGGCGGTACGCCGCTCCGGCGCCCGGCTCGTCGTGGTCGAGGGCGGCCTCAACGACTGGGACCAGACCCCGGCCGCGATCACCCTCGGCTTCGAGCGGCTGGTCCGCGCCGTCGGGGACCGCGAGCTGGTCGTCGTCGGACCGGCCCCGGCCCCCTCACGGGCCCGGCGGGTGCCGGCGCTCGACGCACTGCTGGCCCGGCTGAGCGCCGCGCACGGCGCGACGTACATCTCCACCGCGGGGCTGGAGCTGTCCTACCTCGACGACCGGCTGCACCTCACCGAAGCCGGCCACCGCGAGCTCGGCGACCACGTCGCCGACGAGCTGGCCGAGCGGATCGGGGCACTCCTCCCGTAA
- a CDS encoding ROK family transcriptional regulator produces the protein MRHSLAGRAESAIQARLLTRLRDEGPLSKAQLADRLQVSRTTVAAEVARLLELGLAQEAGPAASRGGRRSTMVDLAEDIHFVGIAIGATGMTVGVTDGRLTTLATRQLGCDIRQGPEEVLGIALAGVREVLDELGVERPAGAGIGVPGPVDFDRGQPVTPPIMPGWDGYPVRDAVSRELGCPALLDNDVNLLAIGEQHAGVARSARDFLFVKIGTGIGCGIVIDGELYRGVDGCAGDIGHIRVADDGPTCACGNIGCLEAYAGGAALARDATVVARAGRSVFLAEALAASGALTAADVGLAVQRGDAPAVQLIRESGRRVGQVLATLVSFFNPEMIVIGGGVTGLGHPFLAEIRGVTYGRSLSLATGSLPIVLSEMGDEGGVVGAARLISDSVYAPESLA, from the coding sequence GTGCGTCATTCGTTGGCGGGTCGGGCGGAGAGCGCCATCCAGGCCCGGTTGCTGACCCGGCTCCGGGACGAGGGCCCGCTGTCGAAGGCGCAGCTCGCCGACCGGCTGCAGGTGTCCCGGACCACCGTGGCCGCCGAGGTCGCCCGGCTGCTCGAGCTCGGCCTGGCCCAGGAGGCGGGGCCGGCGGCCTCGCGGGGCGGCCGGCGCTCGACGATGGTGGACCTGGCCGAGGACATCCACTTCGTCGGCATCGCCATCGGGGCGACCGGCATGACGGTGGGCGTCACCGACGGCCGGCTCACCACCCTGGCCACCCGGCAGCTGGGCTGCGACATCCGCCAGGGTCCCGAGGAGGTCCTCGGGATCGCGCTGGCCGGGGTCCGAGAGGTGCTCGACGAGCTCGGTGTGGAGCGACCCGCGGGCGCGGGGATCGGCGTACCCGGTCCGGTGGACTTCGACCGCGGTCAGCCGGTGACGCCGCCGATCATGCCCGGCTGGGACGGCTACCCGGTGCGCGACGCCGTCTCGCGCGAGCTCGGCTGCCCGGCCCTGCTCGACAACGACGTGAACCTGCTCGCGATCGGTGAGCAGCACGCCGGGGTGGCGCGCAGCGCGCGGGACTTCCTGTTCGTCAAGATCGGCACCGGCATCGGCTGCGGCATCGTGATCGACGGCGAGCTCTACCGCGGCGTCGACGGCTGCGCGGGCGACATCGGGCACATCCGGGTCGCCGACGACGGCCCGACCTGCGCCTGCGGCAACATCGGCTGCCTGGAGGCGTACGCCGGTGGCGCGGCACTGGCCCGCGACGCGACGGTGGTCGCCCGCGCCGGTCGATCGGTCTTCCTGGCCGAGGCGCTGGCGGCCAGCGGCGCCCTGACCGCGGCCGACGTGGGCCTGGCCGTGCAGCGGGGCGACGCGCCCGCCGTGCAGCTGATCCGGGAGAGCGGTCGCCGGGTGGGCCAGGTCCTCGCGACCCTGGTGTCGTTCTTCAACCCCGAGATGATCGTCATCGGCGGCGGGGTGACCGGGCTGGGGCACCCGTTCCTCGCGGAGATCCGCGGGGTCACCTACGGGCGGTCCCTCTCGCTCGCCACGGGCAGCCTGCCCATCGTGCTCAGCGAGATGGGCGACGAGGGCGGCGTCGTCGGTGCGGCCCGGCTGATCAGCGACTCGGTCTACGCCCCGGAGTCGCTCGCCTGA